From a single Planctellipticum variicoloris genomic region:
- a CDS encoding PIG-L deacetylase family protein gives MTSDAAKLRILAIHAHPDDIELQCAGALLRLKALGHDIFMATMTPGDCGSAELTCDAISAVRREEARQSAVLIGAEYTCLEFRDLSIVHDNPSRRRVTEYIRRVRPDVVITAPPVDYMSDHEVTSKLVRDACFNASCPNYVTQQWDPAPATEKIPFLYYVDAIEGIDWYGRPQPVDLLVDVSEVFERKLEMLACHASQREWLRRQHGLDEYLDGCRRWCGTRGTQIGTEYAEAYRQHIGHPYPHDDMLLKLLQPGATCVRPESA, from the coding sequence GTGACCTCGGACGCTGCCAAACTGCGAATTCTGGCGATTCATGCCCATCCCGACGATATCGAGCTGCAATGCGCCGGGGCGCTGCTCCGGCTCAAGGCGCTGGGGCATGACATCTTCATGGCCACCATGACACCCGGCGACTGCGGGAGCGCGGAGCTCACCTGTGACGCCATTTCAGCCGTCCGGCGAGAAGAGGCCCGGCAGTCCGCCGTGCTGATCGGGGCCGAGTATACCTGCCTGGAGTTCCGGGATCTGTCGATTGTGCACGACAATCCCAGCCGTCGACGGGTGACGGAATACATCCGCCGGGTGCGGCCGGATGTGGTCATCACCGCTCCGCCGGTCGATTACATGAGCGACCACGAAGTGACCAGCAAGCTGGTTCGCGATGCCTGTTTCAATGCGTCGTGTCCGAACTATGTGACCCAGCAATGGGATCCCGCCCCGGCGACGGAGAAGATTCCGTTTCTGTATTACGTCGACGCGATCGAAGGGATCGACTGGTACGGCCGGCCGCAGCCGGTAGACCTGCTGGTCGACGTTTCGGAGGTGTTCGAACGGAAGCTGGAGATGCTGGCCTGCCATGCCAGTCAGCGGGAATGGCTGCGGCGGCAGCATGGGCTGGACGAGTACCTCGACGGCTGCCGGCGGTGGTGCGGCACCCGCGGCACGCAGATCGGGACCGAATACGCCGAGGCGTATCGGCAGCACATCGGGCACCCCTATCCGCACGACGATATGCTGTTGAAACTACTTCAGCCCGGCGCGACCTGCGTCCGGCCGGAATCCGCATAG